Proteins from a genomic interval of Chionomys nivalis chromosome 7, mChiNiv1.1, whole genome shotgun sequence:
- the Rhbdl1 gene encoding rhomboid-related protein 1 isoform X2: MDRSSLLQLIQEQISSKRSSSFKRAIANGQRALPRDGLLDEPGLGVYKRFVRYVAYEILPCEVDRRWYFYRHRSCPPPVFMASVTLAQIIVFLCYGARLNKWVLQTYHPEYMKSPLVYHPGHRARAWRFLTYMFMHVGLEQLGFNALLQLMIGVPLEMVHGVLRISLLYLAGVLAGSLTVSITDMRAPVVGGSGGVYALCSAHLANVVMNWAGMRCPYKLLRMVLALVCMSSEVGRAVWLRFSPPLPASGPQPSFMAHLAGAVVGVSMGLTILRSYEERLRDQCGWWVVLLAYGTFLLFAIFWNVFAYDLLGADIPPPP, from the exons ATGGACAGGAGCTCGCTGCTGCAGCTCATCCAGGAGCAG ATCAGCAGCAAGCGTTCCAGCAGCTTCAAGAGGGCCATTGCTAATGGACAACGGGCGCTGCCTCGGGACGGACTGCTAGATGAGCCAGGCCTGGGTGTCTACAAGCGGTTTGTGCGATATGTGGCCTACGAGATCCTGCCCTGTGAGGTGGATCGCCGCTGGTACTTCTACCGGCACCGCAGCTGCCCACCCCCTGTGTTCATGGCCTCTGTCACCCTTGCCCAG ATCATCGTGTTCCTGTGCTACGGGGCACGTCTCAACAAGTGGGTGCTTCAGACCTACCACCCTGAATACATGAAGAGCCCTCTCGTGTATCACCCGGGACACCGCGCTCGCGCCTGGCGCTTCCTCACCTACATGTTCATGCATGTTGG GCTGGAGCAGCTAGGCTTCAATGCCCTTCTGCAGCTGATGATCGGGGTGCCCCTGGAGATGGTACACGGTGTACTTCGCATCAGCCTGCTCTACCTGGcaggtgtgctggcag GCTCCCTGACTGTCTCTATCACAGACATGCGTGCCCCTGTGGTAGGGGGCTCTGGAGGGGTCTATGCGCTGTGCTCAGCACACCTGGCCAATGTTGTCATG AACTGGGCTGGGATGAGGTGTCCATACAAGCTGCTGAGGATGGTGCTGGCTCTGGTGTGCA TGAGTTCCGAAGTGGGCCGGGCTGTGTGGCTGCGcttctccccaccactgcctgcctcagGCCCACAGCCCAGCTTTATGGCACACCTGGCTGGTGCAGTGGTAGGTGTAAGCATGGGCCTTACCATCCTTCGGAGCTATGAGGAGCGCCTGAGGGACCAGTGCGGCTGGTGGGTGGTGCTACTTGCCTATGGCACCTTCCTGCTTTTCGCCATCTTCTGGAACGTCTTTGCCTATGACCTGCTGGGTGCCGATATCCCCCCTCCACCTTGA
- the Rhbdl1 gene encoding rhomboid-related protein 1 isoform X1 — translation MDRSSLLQLIQEQQLDPENTGFIGAETFAGLVHSHELPLDPTKLDMLVALAQSNERGQVCYQELVDLISSKRSSSFKRAIANGQRALPRDGLLDEPGLGVYKRFVRYVAYEILPCEVDRRWYFYRHRSCPPPVFMASVTLAQIIVFLCYGARLNKWVLQTYHPEYMKSPLVYHPGHRARAWRFLTYMFMHVGLEQLGFNALLQLMIGVPLEMVHGVLRISLLYLAGVLAGSLTVSITDMRAPVVGGSGGVYALCSAHLANVVMNWAGMRCPYKLLRMVLALVCMSSEVGRAVWLRFSPPLPASGPQPSFMAHLAGAVVGVSMGLTILRSYEERLRDQCGWWVVLLAYGTFLLFAIFWNVFAYDLLGADIPPPP, via the exons ATGGACAGGAGCTCGCTGCTGCAGCTCATCCAGGAGCAG CAGCTGGATCCTGAGAATACGGGCTTCATCGGTGCGGAAACCTTCGCTGGTCTGGTACACAGCCATGAGCTGCCCCTGGACCCCACCAAGTTGGACATGTTGGTGGCTCTGGCTCAGAGCAACGAACGGGGCCAGGTCTGCTACCAGGAGCTGGTGGACCTG ATCAGCAGCAAGCGTTCCAGCAGCTTCAAGAGGGCCATTGCTAATGGACAACGGGCGCTGCCTCGGGACGGACTGCTAGATGAGCCAGGCCTGGGTGTCTACAAGCGGTTTGTGCGATATGTGGCCTACGAGATCCTGCCCTGTGAGGTGGATCGCCGCTGGTACTTCTACCGGCACCGCAGCTGCCCACCCCCTGTGTTCATGGCCTCTGTCACCCTTGCCCAG ATCATCGTGTTCCTGTGCTACGGGGCACGTCTCAACAAGTGGGTGCTTCAGACCTACCACCCTGAATACATGAAGAGCCCTCTCGTGTATCACCCGGGACACCGCGCTCGCGCCTGGCGCTTCCTCACCTACATGTTCATGCATGTTGG GCTGGAGCAGCTAGGCTTCAATGCCCTTCTGCAGCTGATGATCGGGGTGCCCCTGGAGATGGTACACGGTGTACTTCGCATCAGCCTGCTCTACCTGGcaggtgtgctggcag GCTCCCTGACTGTCTCTATCACAGACATGCGTGCCCCTGTGGTAGGGGGCTCTGGAGGGGTCTATGCGCTGTGCTCAGCACACCTGGCCAATGTTGTCATG AACTGGGCTGGGATGAGGTGTCCATACAAGCTGCTGAGGATGGTGCTGGCTCTGGTGTGCA TGAGTTCCGAAGTGGGCCGGGCTGTGTGGCTGCGcttctccccaccactgcctgcctcagGCCCACAGCCCAGCTTTATGGCACACCTGGCTGGTGCAGTGGTAGGTGTAAGCATGGGCCTTACCATCCTTCGGAGCTATGAGGAGCGCCTGAGGGACCAGTGCGGCTGGTGGGTGGTGCTACTTGCCTATGGCACCTTCCTGCTTTTCGCCATCTTCTGGAACGTCTTTGCCTATGACCTGCTGGGTGCCGATATCCCCCCTCCACCTTGA
- the Rhot2 gene encoding mitochondrial Rho GTPase 2 isoform X1 — MRRDVRILLLGEAQVGKTSLILSLVGEEFPEEVPARAEEITIPADVTPEKVPTHIVDYSEAEQTEEELQEEIHKANVVCVVYDVSEEATIEKIRTKWIPLVNGRTATGPRLPIILVGNKSDLRPGSTMEAVLPIMSQFPEIETCVECSAKHLRNISELFYYAQKAVLHPTAPLYDPEAKQLRPACAKALTRIFRLSDQDLDHALSDGELNAFQKSCFGHPLAPQALDDVKRVVSKNVAGGVQDNRLTLEGFLFLNTLFIQRGRHETTWTILRRFGYSDSLELTPDYLSPPLHVPSGCSTELNHRGYQFVQRVFEKHDQDHDGALSPTELQDLFSVFSVAPWGPELSHTVPTQAGRLPLHGYLCQWTLVTYLDVRQCLAHLGYLGYPTLCEQDSQAQAITVTREKRLDQEKGQTQRSVLMCKVLGARGVGKSAFLQAFLGHSLREARELPEEPPMYTINTVRVSGQEKYLILCEVSADSLLDTSLDTTCDVACLMFDSSDPKTFVHCATIYKRHYMDGQTPCLFISSKADLPEGVASPGLSPAEFCRRHRLPAPASFSCLGPAQPNTAVFTQLATMATFPHLVHTELHPSSFWLRGMLVAVGTAVAAVLSFSLYRVLVKSR, encoded by the exons ATGCGGCGCGACGTGCGTATCCTGCTGCTGGGCGAAG CCCAGGTGGGGAAGACTTCTTTGATCCTGTCGCTGGTCGGCGAGGAGTTTCCCGAAGAG GTCCCTGCCCGCGCGGAGGAGATAACCATCCCCGCCGACGTCACTCCGGAGAAGGTGCCCACCCACATCGTGGATTACTCAG AAGCggagcagacagaggaggaactTCAGGAGGAGATCCACAAG GCaaatgtagtgtgtgtggtgtacgaTGTGTCTGAGGAAGCCACCATTGAGAAG ATCCGAACCAAGTGGATCCCGCTGGTGAATGGCAGGACTGCCACAGGGCCCAG GTTGCCCATCATCCTGGTAGGCAATAAGTCAGACCTGCGACCAGGGAGTACCATGGAGGCTGTGCTACCCATCATGAGCCAGTTTCCTGAGATAGAGACCTGCGTTGAG TGTTCCGCCAAGCACTTGAGGAATATCTCAGAACTGTTCTACTATGCCCAGAAGGCTGTTCTGCACCCCACAGCCCCCCTCTATGACCCCGAGGCCAAACAG CTAAGACCTGCGTGCGCCAAGGCTCTCACACGGATCTTCAGACTCTCAGATCAGGACCTAGACCACGCGCTCAGTGATGGGGAGCTCAATGCCTTCCAG AAGTCCTGCTTCGGCCATCCCCTGGCCCCACAGGCCCTGGATGATGTGAAGAGGGTGGTAAGCAAGAACGTGGCAGGTGGCGTGCAGGACAACCGGCTGACCCTGGAAG GCTTCCTCTTCCTGAACACACTCTTCATCCAACGTGGCCGTCACGAGACCACATGGACCATCCTGCGGCGCTTTGGGTACAGTGACTCACTGGAGCTGACGCCTGACTACCTCTCTCCACC GCTGCATGTACCCTCTGGCTGCAGCACAGAGCTCAACCACCGCGGCTACCAGTTTGTGCAGCGGGTGTTTGAGAAGCATGATCAG GACCATGACGGTGCCCTCTCACCCACGGAGCTGCAGGATCTCTTCAGTGTGTTCTCGGTGGCACCCTGGGGCCCCGAACTCTCACACACAGTCCCCACTCAGGCTGGCCGGCTGCCCCTGCATGGGTATCTCTGCCAGTGGAC CCTAGTGACCTACCTAGATGTCCGGCAGTGCCTTGCACACCTTGGCTACCTGGGCTACCCCACCCTCTGTGAGCAGGACTCCCAAGCACAGGCCATCACAG TTACCCGTGAGAAGAGGCTAGACCAGGAGAAAGGGCAGACACAGCGCAGTGTGCTTATGTGCAAGGTGTTGGGAGCCCGAGGAGTGGGCAAGTCGGCTTTCTTACAGGCCTTCCTTGGCCACAGCCTGAGG GAAGCCAGGGAGCTCCCTGAGGAACCCCCCATGTACACCATCAATACAGTGCGGGTCAGCGGACAAGAGAAGTACCTGATT CTGTGTGAAGTAAGTGCGGATAGCCTGCTGGACACCTCTCTGGACACTACCTGTGATGTCGCCTGCTTAATGTTTGATAGCAGTGACCCCAAGACCTTTGTACACTGTGCTACCATATACAAG CGCCATTACATGGACGGGCAGACCCCCTGCCTCTTTATCTCCTCCAAAGCTGATCTCCCTGAAGGTGTTGCCTCACCAGGCCTGTCACCAGCTGAATTCTGCCGTAGACACCGGCTGCCTGCCCCCGCCTCATTCTCCTGCTTGGGACCAGCACAGCCCAACACGGCTGTTTTTACCCAACTTGCTACCATGGCTACCTTCCC gcacctggtACACACAGAGCTGCACCCCTCCTCCTTTTGGCTCCGAGGAATGCTGGTGGCTGTCGGGACTGCGGTGGCTGCCGTCCTTAGCTTCTCACTGTACAGGGTCCTAGTGAAGAGCCGATGA
- the Rhot2 gene encoding mitochondrial Rho GTPase 2 isoform X2, which translates to MPSRQKSCFGHPLAPQALDDVKRVVSKNVAGGVQDNRLTLEGFLFLNTLFIQRGRHETTWTILRRFGYSDSLELTPDYLSPPLHVPSGCSTELNHRGYQFVQRVFEKHDQDHDGALSPTELQDLFSVFSVAPWGPELSHTVPTQAGRLPLHGYLCQWTLVTYLDVRQCLAHLGYLGYPTLCEQDSQAQAITVTREKRLDQEKGQTQRSVLMCKVLGARGVGKSAFLQAFLGHSLREARELPEEPPMYTINTVRVSGQEKYLILCEVSADSLLDTSLDTTCDVACLMFDSSDPKTFVHCATIYKRHYMDGQTPCLFISSKADLPEGVASPGLSPAEFCRRHRLPAPASFSCLGPAQPNTAVFTQLATMATFPHLVHTELHPSSFWLRGMLVAVGTAVAAVLSFSLYRVLVKSR; encoded by the exons ATGCCTTCCAG GCAGAAGTCCTGCTTCGGCCATCCCCTGGCCCCACAGGCCCTGGATGATGTGAAGAGGGTGGTAAGCAAGAACGTGGCAGGTGGCGTGCAGGACAACCGGCTGACCCTGGAAG GCTTCCTCTTCCTGAACACACTCTTCATCCAACGTGGCCGTCACGAGACCACATGGACCATCCTGCGGCGCTTTGGGTACAGTGACTCACTGGAGCTGACGCCTGACTACCTCTCTCCACC GCTGCATGTACCCTCTGGCTGCAGCACAGAGCTCAACCACCGCGGCTACCAGTTTGTGCAGCGGGTGTTTGAGAAGCATGATCAG GACCATGACGGTGCCCTCTCACCCACGGAGCTGCAGGATCTCTTCAGTGTGTTCTCGGTGGCACCCTGGGGCCCCGAACTCTCACACACAGTCCCCACTCAGGCTGGCCGGCTGCCCCTGCATGGGTATCTCTGCCAGTGGAC CCTAGTGACCTACCTAGATGTCCGGCAGTGCCTTGCACACCTTGGCTACCTGGGCTACCCCACCCTCTGTGAGCAGGACTCCCAAGCACAGGCCATCACAG TTACCCGTGAGAAGAGGCTAGACCAGGAGAAAGGGCAGACACAGCGCAGTGTGCTTATGTGCAAGGTGTTGGGAGCCCGAGGAGTGGGCAAGTCGGCTTTCTTACAGGCCTTCCTTGGCCACAGCCTGAGG GAAGCCAGGGAGCTCCCTGAGGAACCCCCCATGTACACCATCAATACAGTGCGGGTCAGCGGACAAGAGAAGTACCTGATT CTGTGTGAAGTAAGTGCGGATAGCCTGCTGGACACCTCTCTGGACACTACCTGTGATGTCGCCTGCTTAATGTTTGATAGCAGTGACCCCAAGACCTTTGTACACTGTGCTACCATATACAAG CGCCATTACATGGACGGGCAGACCCCCTGCCTCTTTATCTCCTCCAAAGCTGATCTCCCTGAAGGTGTTGCCTCACCAGGCCTGTCACCAGCTGAATTCTGCCGTAGACACCGGCTGCCTGCCCCCGCCTCATTCTCCTGCTTGGGACCAGCACAGCCCAACACGGCTGTTTTTACCCAACTTGCTACCATGGCTACCTTCCC gcacctggtACACACAGAGCTGCACCCCTCCTCCTTTTGGCTCCGAGGAATGCTGGTGGCTGTCGGGACTGCGGTGGCTGCCGTCCTTAGCTTCTCACTGTACAGGGTCCTAGTGAAGAGCCGATGA